A DNA window from Camelina sativa cultivar DH55 chromosome 17, Cs, whole genome shotgun sequence contains the following coding sequences:
- the LOC104759111 gene encoding uncharacterized protein LOC104759111 gives MAHNLILIVVSLSLTAGYSLSSRDAYSKRDDESYVMTTSDQESSVVVVEDLVKGRLLARVLASSEVIVNNVAHKSTSKKGGKKKHKGKKIGPLGFAALFGITFALLVVLLVILXLVILLVIFSVIYVFHLKRKTKNAQSTEK, from the exons ATGGCTCATAATCTTATCCTCATAgtcgtctctctttctctaactGCTGGGTATTCTCTTTCCTCAAGAGATGCTTACTCAAA ACGAGACGACGAATCATATGTTATGACTACGAGTGACCAAGAATCATCAGTGGTCGTTGTAGAAGATCTAGTAAAAGGTCGTCTCCTAGCCAGAGTACTCGCCAGCTCAGAAGTGATTGTGAATAATGTAGCTCATAAGAGCACttcaaaaaaag gtgggaagaagaaacataaggGCAAGAAAATAGGACCATTGGGTTTTGCAGCCCTATTTGGGATTACCTTTGCACTACTTGTGGTTTTACTTGTGATCCTTANACTTGTGATTTTACTTGTGATCTTTAGTGTTATATACGTTTTTCATCTGAAgcgcaaaacaaaaaatgctcAAAGCACTGAAAAATAA
- the LOC104759108 gene encoding uncharacterized protein LOC104759108, protein MIFVFYTPTMFSFRIFLLMFLFALIAIVGWIYQWYILLIIALKHLQKLFALVPYIYDTLYVYRIDMSLITYSLRLGEQGCDSSPTPSREDLYDEQARQSLDNADKFGRITLDCGTTGGGSGGNSGSAMIIDISVGLFFIILVAIGIWIVFVRRQKAMNAAVVKPYSGKEMGYGMGEKTKTVAMSAPAGKLSNGDANV, encoded by the exons ATGATCTTTGTATTCTACACCCCAACCATGTTCTCGTTCCGTATCTTCCTTCTTATGTTTCTCTTCGCTCTTATAGCTATCGTTGGATGGATCTACCAGTGGTATATTCTCTTAATTATCGCTTTAAAACATCTACAAAAATTGTTTGCACTTGTAccttatatatatgatactttaTATGTGTATAGAATTGATATGAGTTTAATTACTTATTCTCTCCGATTAGGGGAACAAGGGTGTGATTCATCTCCGACTCCGAGCCGGGAAGATTTGTACGACGAACAGGCGCGACAAAGTTTGGACAATGCCGACAAGTTTGGTAGGATCACTCTCGACTGTGGGACTACTGGTGGAGGCAGTGGTGGAAACAGCGGTTCCGCGATGATTATAGACATATCTGTTGGTCTCTTCTTTATCATTTTGGTCGCCATTGGAATCTGGATTGTTTTCGTCCGAAGACAAAAGGCCATGAACGCAGCCGTTGTCAAACCCTATTCAGGTa AAGAGATGGGCTATGGAATGGGTGAGAAGACGAAAACGGTTGCCATGAGTGCTCCTGCCGGAAAGCTTTCAAATGGTGACGCCAATGTTTGA